Proteins encoded in a region of the Manduca sexta isolate Smith_Timp_Sample1 chromosome 9, JHU_Msex_v1.0, whole genome shotgun sequence genome:
- the LOC115451755 gene encoding protein unc-93 homolog A, with amino-acid sequence MGSLPDLTERSRPVVRAASRTVSDPHRHRAVLTQIPVSTIYKKEWPWKKPKAPIRVAAPAIAPRRRDSAASSVGAASVRRLLSRQPPKLPKPLVQRFTLLCVSSGLCATALHPFTAFAGAEAGSFPLAIMHTVAAITAPFSPLILQKTGTKVVITIAHTLVCLLLTAHTVATPLSVLLPLYGLCGVALSPMSLALAASATSLAQAAGDECRRKVALRRALRALRAAQDVGLVFGSLLLGGALIIWPEQITPLTPAPANVTIPKLSPSEEYFLEDDYEEQTCGASGCPDTQSTLGTVLSAEGRRLLVAVWAALALASVGLGVYGATSTPAPPPDARSVARDPRAILGVPMGLFIGLQQGFIYTSYLKWYGVCVDGWWCAWRALIGAGTLQGLAAATLSMAAARGRRVALAAGGGAAHASLVLALLRWRAARTDLALPALAAAAWGACASLWDVLQGGICIGGPGWRGPWSAVICARHAGLAIACAARHTLCVRAQLPALAIVLAIALATHIALELRLRRGETSRHRS; translated from the exons ATGGGCAGCCTACCTGACCTGACGGAGCGCTCGCGGCCGGTGGTACGCGCCGCCTCTCGCACCGTGTCTGACCCGCATCGACACCGCGCAGTCCTTACACAG atACCAGTGAGCACGATATACAAGAAAGAATGGCCGTGGAAGAAGCCGAAAGCACCCATCCGAGTAGCAGCGCCGGCCATCGCGCCTCGCCGGCGAGACTCGGCCGCGTCCTCCGTAGGGGCCGCGTCAGTACGCCGACTCCTATCACGACAACCCCCCAAGCTCCCGAAGCCCTTAGTCCAGCGATTTACACTCCTCTGCGTATCCAGTGGCCTTTGCGCTACAGCTCTTCACCCATTCACGGCGTTCGCTGGAGCCGAAGCCGGTTCCTTTCCCCTAGCCATTATGCACACAGTAGCGGCAATAACAGCCCCCTTCTCCCCACTAATACTGCAAAAGACTGGGACAAAAGTCGTAATTACAATCGCTCATACCCTTGTGTGTCTTCTTCTGACAGCTCATACAGTCGCAACGCCATTAAGTGTGTTGCTACCTTTGTACGGGCTTTGTGGGGTAGCTCTCTCTCCAATGTCTCTCGCTTTAGCAGCTTCTGCAACGTCTCTAGCGCAAGCAGCTGGTGATGAGTGTAGGAGGAAGGTGGCGCTCCGAAGGGCACTGCGCGCGCTCCGAGCGGCGCAGGATGTGGGGCTCGTGTTCGGGTCGTTGTTGCTGGGTGGCGCTCTGATCATCTGGCCGGAGCAGATCACGCCCCTGACGCCTGCGCCGGCTAATGTCACCATTCCGAAGCTGTCGCCTTCGGAAGAATATTTTTTGGAGGATGATTACGAG GAGCAAACATGCGGTGCTTCAGGCTGCCCTGACACTCAATCTACATTAGGCACAGTACTGAGCGCTGAAGGGCGCCGACTACTGGTGGCTGTGTGGGCAGCCTTAGCCCTGGCGTCAGTAGGGCTCGGAGTGTATGGGGCGACGTCGacgccagcgccgccgccagACGCCCGCTCTGTGGCTAGGGACCCCCGGGCGATTCTCGGCGTGCCCATGGGACTGTTCATCGGATTACAACAGGgatttatttatacttcttATTTAAAG TGGTACGGAGTATGTGTAGATGGATGGTGGTGTGCGTGGCGAGCGCTGATCGGCGCCGGTACGCTCCAGGGCCTCGCCGCCGCCACCCTCAGCATGGCAGCAGCGCGGGGGCGGCGCGTCGCCCTCGCCGCAGGTGGAGGCGCGGCCCACGCAAGTCTCGTGTTGGCATTACTGCGCTGGCGAGCTGCAAGGACTGATCTTGCGCTACCTGCCCTGGCGGCTGCGGCTTGGGGCGCTTGCGCATCGTTGTGGGATGTTTTACAG GGAGGCATTTGCATCGGAGGGCCAGGGTGGCGAGGGCCCTGGTCGGCGGTGATTTGCGCACGGCACGCAGGTCTCGCGATAGCGTGCGCGGCACGTCACACCTTGTGCGTACGTGCGCAGCTGCCTGCGCTCGCCATAGTCCTCGCCATCGCCCTGGCCACGCACATTGCCCTAGAACTTAGATTACGAAGAG GTGAAACAAGCCGCCACAGATCCTAG